CTGGTGCACCAGGGCAAGGTCCGCTACGTGGGCTGCTCCAATTATCCGGCCTGGCGGCTGATGGAGGCGCTGTGGACGAGCGATAAGTGGGGGCTGGCTCGTTACGATTCCCTGCAGCCTCACTACAATCTGGTTCATCGCGCCGAGTTCGAGCGGGAGCTGCGGGATGTGTGCCGGACGTACGGGATCGGCGTGATCCCGTATTCGCCCTTGGCCGGTGGCTTCCTGACCGGCAAGTATCGCAAGGGGCAGCCGCTTCCGGATACGCCGCGCGCCCAGGGGATCAAGGAGCGCTACTTCTCCGACCGGAATTTCGCCGTCATCGAGAAGTTGGAGTCGTTGGGGAAGGAGCATGGGAAGAGCGTGACCCAGATGGCGCTGGCCTGGTTGCTGTCCGATCCCGTCATCACCTCGCCCATCATCGGCGCGAACTCGGTGGAGCAGCTGAACGAGATCCTGGGGGCCGTGGGGGTGAGGCTCGATGAGGAGGAGAAGCGGGCGCTCGATGATTTGAGCGCCTGGGAGTAACGATTCGCGATCGGATAAGGGCCGGGGGGTACCATCTCCCGGCCCTTTGTTGTGGTCTTGGCCGATCCACGGGCGCTTGCTATAATCCGGCGGACGAAGCTCTCGTTTCAAGGATCGTGGAGGGAGAACATGTCCATCAGTTTCAGCACGTTGGCTTGCCCGGGCTGGACCCTTCAAGAGGTGATTCGCGCCGCCCAAAAGTACGGGTACGATGGTGTCGAGCTACGGGGGGCCGATCGTGAGCATATCTCGCCGGAGTTTACGCCGATTGAGCGTCGGGATGTGCGGCATCGCTTTGAGGATGCGGGCCTGCAGATCGTGGGGATCACCGCCTACACCCGATTCGCTCAGACGGATCCGGAGGTGCTGCAGGAGCAGGTGGACACCATGAGGCGGTACGTGGATCTGGCGGCCGATATCGGCGCGCCCCTGATCCGCACCTATGGCGGGCAGTATCCGGAGGACGTGGATCGAGAGGCTCTGTTCGATGCCATGGCGGACGCGCTGCGGCAGGCTGGGGAGTACGCGGCTCAGGCCGGGGTGAGGATCGTTTTGGAGACCCACGACGCCTTCGCCCTGGGAGCTGTGACCGCCGATATCCTCCGTCGGACGGACCATCCGGCCGTGGGGGCGTTATGGGATGTGATGCATCCCTTCCGCTTCGGCGAGCCCCCCGAGCGGACCTATCAGCATCTGCGCGGGTGGGTGTGGCATGTTCATCTCAAGGACGGGCATTTGCGCCCTGAGCGCGGCGCGGGCGGCCACGAGCTATGCCTGCCCGGCGAGGGGGATGTGCCCATCCGGGAGATCGTACGGCTGCTCATCGCGAACGGTTACCAGGGCAGTTGGTGTCTGGAATGGGAGAAGACCTGGCATCCCGAGCTGCCGGACACGGAGATCGCTCTGGATCGCTTCATGAAGTTGATCCGGGAATATCTGCAAGCGTAGGGAGCTCTTTCCCGTCCGCCGTTCTGGCGAGGTCATCACGGCGTGATCGAGTCATCCATTCATTGTGCGAAAGGGGTGGAATATGAGCGAAGTATCTCGCCTGGCCCCACGGCGGGGGCTGTACTTTGAGGAGTTCACCGTCGGTGATGAGGTGACCAGCGTCGGCCGTACCATCACGGAGGCCGATATCGTGGCTTTCGCTGCCCTCAGTGGGGATTGGAATCAGATCCATACGGACGCCGAATATGCATGCTCCACGCCGTTTGGCGAGCGCATCGCCCACGGCCTGTTGGGGCTTGCCGTGGCCTCCGGTTTGGCCGTGCGTTTGGGGTTCATGGAGGACACCGTCATCGCCTTTATGAAGATCGGCGAATGGCAGTTCCGCGCCCCGATCCGCATCGGCGATACCATTCGCGTGCGGGCCACCGTGCAGGAGACCCGGCCCATGCGCCGGCTGGGGGGCGGCTATGTGACCTTCAAGGTGGCCATCCTCAATCAGCGGGATGAGGTGGTGCAGCGTGGCACGTGGACCATCCTGGTGAAGTTCAAGCCGGAGGAGAGCGCGTAGTCCATCGCGCCGACCGAATGTGTGCGGACAAGGAAAACGCCGGAGGGAAGCCCCTCCGGCGTCTGTGTTGCTCAAATGAACGGCTGGTTGCCGAACGGCCTGGCCGTATGAGGGCTACGAGGCCGCCATGGGCGGCTTCGTGGGGATTCCGTCAGGCGGGCTGCTGCTCGGCCGAGGTCTGGGAGATCGTCGACTGCTCCAGATACTGGTCGATGGCGATCGCTGCCCGGCGGGCGGCGGCCATCGCGGTCACCACGAGGTCTGGCCCGTTGACGGCATCCCCGCCGGCGAAGACGCCGGGGAGAGAGGTCGCCCCCGTCTCCGGATCGACGCTCAGGAGCCCCCAGTTATGGGTCTTCAATCCCAGCTTCTTGCCGATCTTCTCCCACATGGAGTCGGGCCAGTACCCCAGGGCCAGGATCACGGTGTCGATGGGCACGGTGAATTCCGATCCCTCGATGGGGATGGGGCGCCGGCGGCCGGATTCGTCTGGCT
This is a stretch of genomic DNA from Chloroflexota bacterium. It encodes these proteins:
- a CDS encoding aldo/keto reductase: MEYRRLGRTGLKVSELCLGTMQWGWTATKEQAFQIMDAFVEAGGNFLDTADVYSRWVEGNPGGVSEKIIGEWMKARGNRHEIVLATKVRGRMWEGPNGEGLSRQHIMKAVEDSLRRLQTDYIDLYQTHWFDPDTPIDETLRALDDLVHQGKVRYVGCSNYPAWRLMEALWTSDKWGLARYDSLQPHYNLVHRAEFERELRDVCRTYGIGVIPYSPLAGGFLTGKYRKGQPLPDTPRAQGIKERYFSDRNFAVIEKLESLGKEHGKSVTQMALAWLLSDPVITSPIIGANSVEQLNEILGAVGVRLDEEEKRALDDLSAWE
- a CDS encoding sugar phosphate isomerase/epimerase codes for the protein MSISFSTLACPGWTLQEVIRAAQKYGYDGVELRGADREHISPEFTPIERRDVRHRFEDAGLQIVGITAYTRFAQTDPEVLQEQVDTMRRYVDLAADIGAPLIRTYGGQYPEDVDREALFDAMADALRQAGEYAAQAGVRIVLETHDAFALGAVTADILRRTDHPAVGALWDVMHPFRFGEPPERTYQHLRGWVWHVHLKDGHLRPERGAGGHELCLPGEGDVPIREIVRLLIANGYQGSWCLEWEKTWHPELPDTEIALDRFMKLIREYLQA
- a CDS encoding dehydratase, which gives rise to MYFEEFTVGDEVTSVGRTITEADIVAFAALSGDWNQIHTDAEYACSTPFGERIAHGLLGLAVASGLAVRLGFMEDTVIAFMKIGEWQFRAPIRIGDTIRVRATVQETRPMRRLGGGYVTFKVAILNQRDEVVQRGTWTILVKFKPEESA